The nucleotide window CTCCCCATTACAGTTTACAAAGGAGGCTTGAGTCGCCCTATAAACGGAAACCCATTAGTGATTTTCTTCTCTCTTTATGAACTCTAACTTAATCTCTCCAAATCCAATACCTCTACTCCTACCAATACCCAGATAAGATGACGCTAACAAATACCTCAAGGCTCTCCTCTTTAACTTTTCATCTGGAATATCGAACTCAATCCAACCCATAACACCCCTAGCTTTCCTCAAATTTCCCTTACTATCCTCACCAATGACAATGGTAACTGGATGTAGATCATATCCTATAATCCTGGATAAGGCATTTGAAATAACGCCAAATTTAAACGCTCTGACCTCAACTTCCTTCTTCCCAATCAAATTACAATATACATTATAGGCGTAAGCCACAATTAATCCGACAGAAGGCAAAGTTGAATAACCTGCGTTAACTCTCTTATACCTTTCAGAAAGGGAGGGAGGAAGTAAAACCTTAGACGAAAGTAATGTAGGGGAAATAAACCTCACTCTTATATTATCGTTCATGTGTTTCTCAACCTCTTCCTTTAACTTCTCAACTTCCACTATTTCCACACTCTCGATCGTTATGTGAAATTTA belongs to Saccharolobus solfataricus and includes:
- the cas6 gene encoding CRISPR-associated endoribonuclease Cas6, translated to MPLIFKIGYNVIPLQDVILPTPSSKVLKYLIQSGKLLPSLNNLITSRDKYKPIFISHLGLNQRRIFQTNGNLKTISRGSKLSSTIAFSTQVNVLPELDEGVFETIYGKFHITIESVEIVEVEKLKEEVEKHMNDNIRVRFISPTLLSSKVLLPPSLSERYKRVNAGYSTLPSVGLIVAYAYNVYCNLIGKKEVEVRAFKFGVISNALSRIIGYDLHPVTIVIGEDSKGNLRKARGVMGWIEFDIPDEKLKRRALRYLLASSYLGIGRSRGIGFGEIKLEFIKREENH